In one Candidatus Delongbacteria bacterium genomic region, the following are encoded:
- a CDS encoding YggT family protein, protein MSFIEMFVHNAAQAYVLIIIAAVVCHWMNLGPENRFVELIYRATEPLFGAIRKFVSSYTPALDQLGIDLTPMWAIFLVLITRRVLIWIL, encoded by the coding sequence ATGTCGTTCATCGAAATGTTCGTGCACAATGCAGCACAGGCCTACGTCCTGATCATCATCGCGGCGGTGGTGTGTCACTGGATGAACCTTGGCCCTGAAAACCGGTTCGTGGAACTGATCTACCGCGCCACCGAGCCCCTCTTCGGTGCCATCCGGAAGTTCGTCTCCAGTTACACTCCCGCACTGGATCAGCTGGGAATCGACCTGACCCCGATGTGGGCCATCTTCCTGGTACTGATCACCCGTCGCGTGCTGATCTGGATTCTCTAG
- a CDS encoding purine-nucleoside phosphorylase, with amino-acid sequence MTTSEQMARIDEATAHIRSITGAAPFAAGIILGTGLGGLVGQLHIDAEMDYASIPHFPLSTVESHHGRLLAGTLRGRRVLVMQGRFHYYEGYSMQQLTFPVRVMHRLGIDTLLASNACGCVNPQYRAGELMIMEDHINLLGDNPLIGPNLDELGVRFPDMSAPYDRELIELASALALEHKVPVQKGVYVAVAGPNLETRAEYRFLRTIGADVVGMSTVPECIVARHMNMRVFGMSVITDECFPEALKEVALDEILAIAGKAEPGMTRLLAALVEALPART; translated from the coding sequence ATGACCACGTCTGAGCAGATGGCCCGCATCGACGAGGCCACCGCACATATCCGCTCGATCACGGGCGCGGCCCCCTTCGCTGCGGGCATCATTCTGGGCACTGGGTTGGGCGGTCTGGTAGGCCAACTGCACATCGATGCGGAGATGGACTACGCCAGCATCCCCCACTTTCCGCTGTCCACCGTGGAAAGCCACCACGGACGACTGCTCGCCGGAACGCTGCGCGGGCGCCGCGTCCTGGTCATGCAGGGACGCTTCCATTACTACGAAGGTTACAGCATGCAGCAGTTGACCTTCCCGGTGCGCGTGATGCACCGGCTGGGCATCGATACCCTGCTGGCCTCCAATGCCTGCGGTTGCGTGAATCCGCAGTACCGCGCCGGCGAGTTGATGATCATGGAAGACCACATCAACCTGCTGGGCGACAATCCCCTGATCGGGCCGAACCTGGACGAGCTGGGCGTGCGTTTTCCCGACATGAGTGCGCCCTACGATCGCGAGCTGATCGAGCTGGCCTCGGCACTGGCGCTGGAACACAAGGTGCCGGTCCAGAAGGGCGTTTACGTGGCGGTGGCCGGCCCAAACCTTGAAACCCGGGCCGAGTACCGTTTCCTGCGTACGATCGGAGCCGACGTGGTGGGCATGAGCACGGTGCCCGAGTGCATCGTGGCCCGACACATGAACATGCGGGTCTTCGGGATGTCCGTGATCACGGACGAGTGTTTTCCCGAGGCGCTCAAGGAAGTGGCCCTGGACGAGATCCTGGCCATCGCCGGCAAGGCCGAACCGGGCATGACCCGACTGTTGGCCGCACTGGTGGAAGCACTGCCAGCACGAACCTGA
- a CDS encoding DivIVA domain-containing protein, which produces MRLNANDIRNFSFRKVMRGLDPEEVQAFLDTVAEQTGQREGELAESRARIEDLEQQLLNYRSMENGLRDTLIAVQNSSQETREHAQREAELILKQAELDASRISADARERLSSLRSDLHMLEEQRTSFVTRLRALLKGQIDLLEVLAAVRVEERPLERKVDRVAPAALADPAPAIEETPAMPSTGGTVRENELKADPERSSHDHV; this is translated from the coding sequence GTGAGACTGAACGCCAACGACATTCGAAACTTCTCCTTCCGCAAGGTGATGCGCGGACTCGACCCCGAAGAAGTGCAGGCATTTCTGGATACGGTGGCCGAGCAGACCGGCCAGCGCGAGGGCGAACTGGCGGAATCCCGCGCCCGCATCGAGGACCTGGAGCAGCAGTTGCTCAATTACCGGTCCATGGAGAACGGGTTGCGTGACACGCTGATCGCGGTACAGAATTCCAGTCAGGAAACCCGCGAACACGCCCAGCGCGAGGCGGAACTGATTCTCAAACAGGCCGAACTGGATGCGTCGCGCATCAGCGCCGATGCCCGGGAACGCCTGTCCAGTCTGCGCAGCGACCTGCACATGCTGGAAGAACAGCGCACTTCCTTCGTGACGCGCTTGCGCGCCCTGCTGAAAGGTCAGATCGACCTGCTGGAGGTTCTGGCGGCAGTGCGGGTCGAAGAGCGCCCGCTGGAACGCAAGGTCGACCGTGTGGCACCGGCGGCCCTGGCCGACCCTGCCCCGGCCATCGAGGAAACCCCGGCAATGCCATCCACGGGTGGTACGGTCAGGGAAAACGAGCTGAAAGCCGATCCAGAGCGGAGTTCGCATGACCACGTCTGA
- a CDS encoding YggS family pyridoxal phosphate-dependent enzyme, whose translation MRAAASDVSARLAEIDQRIAQALQRSGRSQTVQVIGVTKYLDAPEMVELRSAGIRIFAENRVQVALSKLEWFQEQAPGISPEAWHFIGHLQRNKLSRVMGRFQLIHSVDSLSLLESLSRHCQEQQLGQNVLLQVNISGEASKGGFTAQELDGLSVTRFEAEGIRVLGLMGMAAEADESTVRSSFRLLRTLRDRLQDRLGRPLPELSMGMSGDFEIAVEEGASLLRIGSLLYS comes from the coding sequence ATGCGTGCTGCCGCCAGTGATGTCAGTGCCAGACTGGCGGAAATCGACCAGCGGATCGCCCAGGCCCTGCAACGTTCGGGCCGCAGCCAGACGGTACAGGTGATTGGTGTCACCAAGTACCTCGACGCCCCGGAGATGGTTGAGTTGCGCTCAGCGGGTATCCGGATCTTTGCCGAGAACCGGGTCCAGGTCGCCCTGAGCAAGCTGGAGTGGTTTCAGGAACAGGCCCCCGGGATCTCGCCGGAAGCCTGGCACTTCATCGGGCATCTGCAGCGCAACAAACTGTCCCGCGTGATGGGGCGATTCCAGTTGATCCACAGCGTGGACAGCCTTTCCCTGCTGGAAAGTCTGTCCCGCCATTGTCAGGAACAGCAGCTTGGCCAGAATGTCCTGCTGCAGGTGAACATTTCGGGCGAAGCCTCCAAGGGCGGCTTCACTGCCCAGGAGCTGGATGGGCTGTCCGTCACCCGGTTCGAAGCCGAAGGCATCCGGGTTCTGGGCCTGATGGGCATGGCGGCCGAGGCCGACGAGTCCACGGTGCGCAGCAGTTTTCGTCTGCTGCGAACTCTGCGGGACCGACTGCAGGATCGCCTGGGGCGGCCCCTGCCCGAGCTGTCGATGGGCATGAGTGGCGATTTCGAGATCGCGGTCGAGGAGGGAGCCAGTCTGCTGCGCATCGGCAGCCTGCTGTATTCATAA